One genomic region from Streptomyces sp. NBC_00582 encodes:
- a CDS encoding GNAT family N-acetyltransferase translates to MGALVTELVTDERDFAALAPAWDRLHQRCASATPFQNHAWLHSWWLSYGSRGRLRLLVVRDGAELVAVAPLTAVHRPVPSLVPLGGAISDYGDVLVDDEQGERAVDALTEGLAAAARTALIDFREVRPGGAAERIHDRWCGPRRRVDDSMCLELPAVPMDELVARLPSAKAQRVRAKLRKLTALGVERHTVRPDEVDAALHRLLELHRLQWQGRKVTGEHLRPRFREHLVRSVGPMVRSGNAVVTEFRLDGDVVAVDLTLLSRRLAGGYLYGAHPRLRERKADVAVMLLDACAEHTRGGGRAALSLLRGNEPYKHHWRPEPVANQRLLLARRRTAPLLSAVLGDVAARRRGKELLLRWERRKERAGDGGRERGGDGGT, encoded by the coding sequence GTGGGCGCGCTCGTCACCGAACTCGTCACCGACGAGCGGGACTTCGCCGCTCTCGCGCCCGCCTGGGACCGCCTCCACCAGCGGTGCGCGAGCGCCACCCCGTTCCAGAACCACGCCTGGCTGCACTCCTGGTGGCTGTCCTACGGCAGCCGCGGCCGACTGCGTCTGCTGGTGGTCCGCGACGGCGCCGAACTCGTCGCCGTCGCCCCGCTGACGGCCGTCCACCGGCCGGTCCCCTCGCTGGTCCCGCTCGGCGGGGCGATCTCCGACTACGGGGACGTCCTCGTCGACGACGAACAGGGCGAACGCGCCGTCGACGCGCTCACCGAGGGCCTCGCGGCGGCCGCCCGCACCGCGCTGATCGACTTCCGCGAGGTACGGCCGGGAGGCGCGGCCGAGCGGATCCACGACCGCTGGTGCGGGCCGCGCCGCCGGGTGGACGACTCGATGTGCCTGGAGCTGCCGGCCGTCCCCATGGACGAGCTGGTCGCCCGGCTGCCGTCGGCGAAGGCCCAGCGGGTGCGGGCCAAGCTGCGCAAGCTGACCGCGCTGGGCGTGGAGCGGCACACCGTACGGCCCGACGAGGTGGACGCGGCGCTGCACCGGCTCCTGGAGCTGCACCGGCTGCAGTGGCAGGGCCGCAAGGTGACGGGCGAACATCTGCGCCCGCGCTTCCGCGAGCACCTGGTGCGCTCGGTGGGCCCGATGGTGCGCTCCGGGAACGCGGTGGTCACCGAGTTCCGGCTGGACGGCGACGTCGTGGCCGTCGATCTGACCCTGCTGTCGCGCCGGCTGGCGGGCGGCTACCTCTACGGCGCCCATCCGCGGCTGCGGGAACGCAAGGCGGACGTGGCGGTGATGCTCCTCGACGCCTGCGCCGAGCACACCCGGGGCGGCGGGCGGGCCGCGCTGAGCCTGCTGCGTGGGAACGAGCCGTACAAGCATCACTGGCGGCCCGAACCCGTCGCCAACCAGCGGCTGTTGCTGGCCCGGCGGCGCACCGCCCCGCTGCTGTCGGCGGTCCTCGGCGACGTGGCCGCGCGGCGGCGGGGCAAGGAACTGCTGCTGCGCTGGGAGCGGCGCAAGGAGCGTGCCGGTGACGGCGGGAGGGAGCGCGGCGGTGACGGCGGGACCTGA
- a CDS encoding glycosyltransferase, translating to MRVLHIITGLGVGGAEQQLRLLLRHVPAECEVVTLTNPGAVAEGLRADGVPVTDLGMRGNRDAAALPRLVRIIRSGRYDLVHTHLYRACVYGRPAARLAGVRAVVATEHSLGDSQLEGRRLTAGVRALYLASERLGRTTVAVSPAVAGRLRAWGVPSPRIAVVPNGIDLARFRFDPAARDRARRDLGLPHDAYVVGGIGRLTAGKRFDVAVRALAALPADCRLLLVGGGPQQDALRRLARENGVADRVLLTGERPYVPDGTPGPDLPSLVCAMDALVSPSPEETFGLAVVEALACGLPVHYASCPALDGLTAPGARRVTGGIEEFVRALTETRAAPPGPRTAPDAAHRYDIARSAARLMDVYRAAVTGRPLPSPASSSASPTPQGVSSP from the coding sequence GTGAGGGTCCTGCACATCATCACGGGCCTCGGGGTCGGCGGGGCCGAGCAGCAACTGCGGCTGCTGCTGAGGCACGTGCCGGCCGAGTGCGAGGTCGTGACGCTGACGAACCCGGGCGCGGTGGCCGAGGGGCTGCGGGCCGACGGTGTCCCGGTCACCGACCTCGGCATGCGCGGCAACCGCGACGCCGCGGCGCTGCCCCGGCTGGTGCGGATCATCCGCTCCGGCCGCTACGACCTCGTCCACACCCACCTCTACCGCGCCTGCGTCTACGGCCGCCCCGCCGCCCGGCTCGCCGGGGTACGGGCGGTCGTCGCCACCGAACACTCCCTCGGGGACTCCCAGTTGGAGGGGCGACGGCTGACCGCCGGGGTGCGGGCGCTCTACCTCGCCAGTGAGCGCCTCGGCCGCACCACGGTCGCGGTCTCCCCCGCGGTCGCCGGACGGCTGCGCGCCTGGGGCGTCCCCTCGCCCCGGATCGCGGTCGTCCCCAACGGCATCGACCTGGCCCGCTTCCGCTTCGACCCGGCCGCCCGCGACCGCGCCCGCCGGGATCTGGGGCTGCCGCACGACGCGTACGTCGTCGGCGGCATCGGCCGGCTGACCGCGGGCAAACGCTTCGACGTCGCCGTCCGCGCCCTCGCCGCCCTCCCCGCCGACTGCCGGCTGCTGCTGGTCGGCGGCGGTCCGCAGCAGGACGCGCTGCGCCGCCTCGCGCGGGAGAACGGGGTCGCCGACCGGGTCCTGCTCACCGGCGAACGCCCCTACGTCCCCGACGGCACCCCCGGCCCCGATCTGCCGTCCCTCGTCTGCGCGATGGACGCGCTCGTCTCCCCGTCCCCCGAGGAGACCTTCGGACTCGCGGTGGTCGAGGCCCTGGCCTGCGGGCTGCCCGTCCACTACGCCTCCTGCCCCGCGCTCGACGGCCTCACCGCCCCCGGCGCCCGCCGGGTGACCGGCGGCATCGAGGAGTTCGTCCGCGCGCTCACCGAGACCCGCGCCGCACCCCCCGGCCCGCGCACCGCGCCCGACGCGGCCCACCGCTACGACATCGCCCGCAGCGCCGCCCGGCTCATGGACGTGTACCGGGCCGCCGTCACCGGACGGCCCCTGCCGTCCCCCGCCTCCTCCTCCGCTTCCCCGACACCCCAGGGAGTCAGTTCCCCATGA
- a CDS encoding exopolysaccharide biosynthesis polyprenyl glycosylphosphotransferase yields the protein MTAERSAKSTVAHPGAQPGYPPLSVIPRPESGGAGLRFPARRPPTRPATPPLLLLADGLAALAGGAVLLGAAHHRALLAVLAALALMVRPGRRPPVTGVLDELPTVCGRIAVVWLALGALAAAWHPAHPLSAHTLLTGFAVQTLAACAGRALVHLRRRRALVRYPRAALVVGPAATAQRVAAAVLRHPRCGVRPVGVVAERPDGTDGLPVLTTGQEVQRALIQNGVREVLCVHPGVRAEQGPLLRALAASGCTVWEVDADPPSYTGRERLAGFACRRLDLGPGRRGSLGKRLLDVTVSGALLLLISPLLLVCAGVLRCTDGPGVVFRQERIGKDGRPFTLLKFRTHRPVDEHESATRWSVAGEVRMNPFCRFLRKSSLDELLQLWNVLRGDMSLVGPRPERPFFVGQFSQAHPGYAARHRMRVGITGLAQVQGLRGDTSIEDRARFDNAYIDNWSLWQDVCILLRTAAALVRPTGS from the coding sequence GTGACCGCGGAACGTAGCGCGAAGTCCACCGTCGCCCACCCCGGCGCACAGCCCGGGTATCCGCCCCTGTCCGTCATCCCGCGGCCGGAGAGCGGCGGGGCCGGCCTGCGGTTCCCCGCCCGGCGGCCGCCGACCCGGCCCGCCACGCCCCCGCTGCTGCTGCTCGCCGACGGCCTCGCCGCGCTGGCGGGCGGGGCGGTGCTGCTGGGGGCGGCCCATCACCGGGCGTTGCTGGCCGTACTGGCGGCACTGGCCTTAATGGTGCGGCCCGGACGGCGACCACCGGTGACGGGTGTGCTGGACGAGCTGCCCACCGTGTGCGGCCGGATCGCGGTGGTCTGGCTGGCGCTGGGCGCGCTCGCCGCGGCCTGGCACCCGGCGCACCCGCTGTCCGCGCACACCCTGCTGACCGGCTTCGCCGTGCAGACCCTGGCCGCGTGCGCCGGACGTGCGCTCGTCCATCTGCGCCGCCGCCGGGCGCTGGTCCGGTATCCGCGCGCCGCGCTCGTCGTCGGGCCCGCCGCGACCGCCCAGCGGGTGGCCGCCGCCGTGCTGCGCCATCCGCGCTGCGGGGTGCGGCCGGTGGGCGTGGTCGCGGAGCGGCCGGACGGCACCGACGGGCTGCCGGTGCTGACCACCGGGCAGGAGGTGCAGCGGGCCCTCATCCAGAACGGCGTCCGGGAGGTCCTGTGCGTCCACCCCGGCGTCCGTGCCGAGCAGGGCCCGCTGCTGCGGGCGCTGGCCGCTTCCGGGTGCACGGTGTGGGAGGTCGACGCCGACCCGCCCTCGTACACCGGCCGGGAGCGGCTCGCCGGCTTCGCCTGCCGCCGCCTCGACCTGGGGCCCGGGCGCCGGGGCAGCCTCGGCAAGCGGCTCCTCGACGTGACCGTCTCCGGGGCGCTGCTGCTGCTGATCAGCCCGTTGCTGCTGGTGTGCGCGGGGGTGCTGCGGTGCACCGACGGGCCGGGGGTGGTGTTCCGTCAGGAGCGCATCGGCAAGGACGGGCGGCCGTTCACGCTGCTGAAGTTCCGCACCCACCGTCCGGTGGACGAGCACGAGTCCGCGACCCGCTGGAGCGTGGCGGGCGAGGTGCGGATGAACCCGTTCTGCCGGTTCCTGCGCAAGAGTTCGCTGGACGAGCTGCTCCAGTTGTGGAACGTGCTGCGGGGCGACATGAGCCTGGTCGGGCCGCGCCCCGAACGGCCTTTCTTCGTCGGCCAGTTCAGTCAGGCCCATCCCGGTTACGCGGCCCGGCACCGGATGCGGGTCGGCATCACCGGGCTCGCGCAGGTGCAGGGGCTGCGCGGCGACACCTCGATCGAGGACCGGGCGCGTTTCGACAACGCGTACATCGACAACTGGTCGCTGTGGCAGGACGTGTGCATCCTGCTGCGCACCGCGGCCGCGCTCGTGCGACCGACCGGGAGCTGA
- a CDS encoding glycosyltransferase: MHQPEPDVGTRVLHLTQPVDGGVARVVTDLARAQLAAGLHVTVACPDSALADGLSALGARVRRWEATRSPGPSLPGEVRRLVHLLDEVRPALVHAHSAKAGLAGRLAVRGRIPTVFQPHAWSFEAVGGTTAALALRWERFGARWAGRLMCVSEAERATGLRAGITGRWSVVPNGIDTERFRPGGADAVRARLLPDLEPAAPLVVCVGRLCRQKGQDVLLRAWPDVVREVPGARLVLVGDGPDGERLRAGAPESVVFAGAVDDTVPWYRAADLVVLPSRWEGMALAPLEALACGRPVVVTEVDGARESLPEAFAARCLVPADDPAGLARAVAGLLSDAPLRASLGEQGRRHVLSTHDVRRTAAAVADVYRDLLCQVSASRVVPTESRECIHP; the protein is encoded by the coding sequence ATGCACCAGCCAGAACCCGACGTCGGAACCCGGGTCCTGCATCTCACCCAGCCCGTGGACGGCGGCGTCGCCCGGGTGGTCACCGACCTGGCGCGGGCCCAGCTCGCGGCCGGACTGCACGTCACCGTCGCCTGCCCCGACAGCGCTCTCGCCGACGGCCTGAGCGCCCTCGGCGCACGGGTGCGGCGGTGGGAGGCCACCCGGTCCCCCGGGCCCTCACTGCCGGGTGAGGTACGACGGCTCGTACACCTGCTCGACGAGGTACGCCCCGCACTGGTGCACGCCCACAGTGCGAAGGCGGGGCTGGCCGGACGGCTGGCGGTCCGGGGACGGATCCCGACGGTGTTCCAGCCGCACGCCTGGTCGTTCGAGGCGGTCGGCGGGACCACCGCCGCACTCGCCCTGCGGTGGGAGCGGTTCGGGGCGCGCTGGGCCGGCCGGCTGATGTGCGTGAGCGAGGCGGAGCGCGCGACCGGGCTGCGGGCCGGGATCACCGGCCGGTGGAGCGTCGTCCCCAACGGCATCGACACCGAGCGGTTCCGGCCCGGCGGCGCCGACGCCGTACGCGCCCGCCTGCTGCCGGATCTCGAGCCGGCCGCGCCGCTCGTGGTGTGTGTCGGGCGGCTGTGCCGGCAGAAGGGGCAGGACGTGCTGCTGCGGGCGTGGCCGGACGTCGTGCGGGAGGTGCCCGGGGCGCGGCTGGTGCTCGTCGGGGACGGCCCGGACGGGGAGCGGCTGCGGGCCGGGGCGCCGGAGTCGGTGGTGTTCGCGGGTGCCGTCGACGACACGGTCCCCTGGTACCGGGCCGCCGACCTGGTGGTGCTGCCGTCGCGCTGGGAGGGCATGGCGCTCGCCCCGCTGGAGGCGCTGGCCTGCGGGCGGCCGGTGGTGGTGACCGAGGTGGACGGCGCCCGGGAGAGCCTCCCCGAGGCGTTCGCGGCCCGCTGTCTGGTGCCCGCCGACGATCCGGCGGGGCTGGCCCGGGCCGTCGCCGGGCTGCTGTCCGACGCGCCGCTGCGGGCCTCGCTCGGCGAGCAGGGGCGCCGTCACGTCCTGTCCACGCACGACGTGCGGCGTACGGCAGCGGCGGTCGCGGACGTGTACCGCGATCTGCTGTGCCAGGTGTCCGCGTCGCGGGTCGTGCCCACCGAGTCCAGGGAGTGCATCCACCCGTGA
- a CDS encoding polysaccharide deacetylase family protein: protein MAAPDPTRRSSVPWVAMYHSVTEDRADDPYRVTVTPERLDRQLAWLARRGLRGVSMAELLAAPTPGGLVGLTFDDGYADFLTHALPVLRRHRCTATLFVLPGRLGGDNAWDPLGPRKPLLTADGIRQAAAEGVEIGSHGLTHVDLTRADDPTLRAETAGSRTALAELLGTAPAGFCYPYGTIDRRAVDAVRDAGYTYACAIDPGPLTGPHAFPRAHVGQNDTSARLFLKYRLHPLRRRRVGEPR from the coding sequence ATGGCCGCTCCTGACCCCACCAGACGCAGCTCCGTCCCCTGGGTGGCGATGTACCACTCGGTGACCGAGGACCGCGCCGACGACCCCTACCGCGTCACGGTCACCCCCGAGCGGCTGGACCGCCAGCTCGCCTGGCTGGCCCGGCGGGGCCTCAGGGGCGTCTCCATGGCCGAACTGCTCGCCGCGCCCACCCCCGGCGGACTCGTCGGCCTCACCTTCGACGACGGGTACGCCGACTTCCTCACCCACGCCCTGCCCGTCCTGCGCCGCCACCGCTGCACGGCCACCCTGTTCGTGCTGCCCGGCCGGCTCGGCGGCGACAACGCCTGGGACCCCCTCGGCCCGCGCAAACCGCTGCTCACCGCCGACGGCATCCGGCAGGCCGCCGCCGAGGGCGTCGAGATCGGCTCGCACGGCCTCACCCACGTCGACCTCACCCGTGCCGACGACCCCACCCTGCGGGCGGAGACCGCCGGCAGCCGCACCGCCCTCGCCGAGCTGCTCGGTACGGCGCCCGCCGGCTTCTGCTACCCCTACGGGACGATCGACCGGCGCGCCGTGGACGCCGTACGGGACGCCGGATACACCTACGCCTGCGCGATCGACCCCGGACCGCTCACCGGCCCGCACGCCTTCCCCCGCGCCCACGTCGGCCAGAACGACACCTCCGCCCGCCTCTTCCTCAAGTACCGGCTGCACCCGCTGCGCCGCCGCCGGGTGGGGGAGCCGCGGTGA
- a CDS encoding lipopolysaccharide biosynthesis protein, whose protein sequence is MTEHPRRSAALRRARSLPPWSLLAAGVVTGGLAGAAYGALTPPVYTATAYVVAVPTEKSDPASALGFAQAYGRVATQLAVLGDAEKEAGVPARTLQRHVTTATSPDAPMVSVTATAPRAELAADMANAVSRSLTEHAERTRKTTNVELQQFARAVRPTDPSSPSPALTSLVGASAGGLLGGLVLLVRPRRGTPDAGSAVPGPARAAELHGAL, encoded by the coding sequence ATGACCGAGCACCCCCGCCGCTCCGCCGCCCTGCGCCGCGCCAGGTCGCTCCCGCCGTGGTCCCTGCTGGCCGCCGGAGTGGTCACCGGCGGCCTCGCCGGCGCCGCGTACGGCGCCCTCACCCCGCCCGTGTACACGGCCACCGCGTACGTCGTCGCCGTCCCCACCGAGAAGTCCGACCCGGCGTCCGCGCTGGGCTTCGCACAGGCCTACGGGCGGGTCGCGACCCAGCTCGCGGTGCTCGGGGACGCCGAGAAGGAGGCCGGTGTGCCGGCGCGCACACTCCAGCGCCATGTGACGACGGCGACCTCGCCGGACGCCCCGATGGTCTCCGTCACGGCCACCGCCCCGCGCGCCGAGCTGGCCGCCGACATGGCCAACGCGGTCTCCCGCTCGCTCACCGAGCACGCCGAGCGCACCCGCAAGACCACCAACGTCGAACTCCAGCAGTTCGCCCGCGCCGTGCGGCCCACCGACCCGTCCTCGCCGTCCCCGGCGCTGACCTCCCTGGTGGGGGCGAGCGCGGGCGGGCTGCTCGGCGGCCTGGTGCTGCTGGTGCGGCCGCGCCGGGGGACCCCGGACGCCGGGAGCGCCGTACCGGGCCCGGCCCGCGCCGCCGAACTCCATGGAGCGCTGTGA
- the murJ gene encoding murein biosynthesis integral membrane protein MurJ produces the protein MRVLPSRSPRRSPRADSGSAVPPARGVATAGEGPGEGPGELPRASRGFLAKAALVTAALSVAGSLLGLVRDQALARLFGAGSDTDAFLVAWTVPEFAATLLIEDGLAFALIPAFSMALARRSQGAPGDPVRALVAGTLPRLSLAFVAIGALLAGIAPQLVGVLAPGLPDPALAVGCTRLTATCVVSFGLAGYCSAALRAHRRFVAPAAIYVAYNVGIITGMFALGGRWGVRSAAAGVAVGGLLMVVVQLPSLLRQLRKRAASQEASGEEPRPLDTALLVTVLLFALCRQSQVLIERFLASNLPAGAISHLNYAQKVAQMPMILSVMVCTVTFPVVARALAEGDTERARTRVERDLSLAACIVLLGTAAVVACAPQIIEVLFQRGAFTARDTAATAGVMRVYALGLLGQTLTGVLVRSYFSGGRGRWYPVGAMATGILVTSGVGALSVGTWGVYGIAVANATGITVTATVLLAGTGPRSVPLRTRAVLLELGRPVLAALFATVAGILVTARCTGTLTGLVTGGLTVTTVFVLLGRALGVQGVARALRSVRSATRRLSHGRS, from the coding sequence GTGAGGGTGCTGCCTTCGCGGTCGCCCCGGCGGTCGCCCCGGGCCGACAGCGGCTCGGCCGTGCCCCCGGCGCGGGGCGTCGCCACGGCCGGGGAGGGCCCCGGCGAAGGGCCCGGTGAGCTTCCCCGGGCCTCACGGGGTTTCCTCGCCAAGGCCGCTCTGGTCACCGCCGCGCTCTCGGTGGCCGGGTCGCTGCTGGGGCTGGTGCGGGACCAGGCGCTGGCGCGGCTGTTCGGCGCGGGCAGTGACACGGACGCCTTTCTCGTCGCGTGGACCGTGCCGGAGTTCGCGGCCACACTGCTCATCGAGGACGGTCTGGCGTTCGCGCTGATCCCCGCGTTCAGCATGGCGCTGGCCCGCCGCTCCCAGGGTGCGCCCGGCGATCCGGTCCGCGCCCTGGTCGCCGGGACGCTGCCCCGGCTGTCGCTGGCGTTCGTCGCGATCGGCGCCCTGCTCGCCGGCATCGCCCCCCAACTGGTCGGGGTCCTGGCCCCGGGCCTGCCCGACCCGGCGCTCGCGGTGGGCTGCACCCGGCTCACCGCGACCTGCGTGGTCAGCTTCGGGCTCGCCGGGTACTGCAGCGCCGCCCTGCGCGCGCACCGCCGGTTCGTGGCGCCCGCGGCGATCTACGTGGCGTACAACGTCGGGATCATCACCGGGATGTTCGCGCTCGGCGGGCGGTGGGGGGTGCGCTCGGCGGCGGCCGGGGTCGCGGTCGGCGGCCTGCTCATGGTCGTCGTACAACTTCCGTCCCTGTTACGTCAGTTGAGGAAGAGGGCCGCGTCGCAGGAGGCCTCGGGGGAGGAACCGCGGCCGCTCGACACCGCGCTCCTCGTCACCGTGCTGCTCTTCGCGCTGTGCCGGCAGTCGCAGGTGCTCATCGAGCGGTTCCTCGCCTCGAACCTGCCCGCCGGCGCGATCTCGCACCTCAACTACGCGCAGAAGGTCGCCCAGATGCCGATGATCCTGTCGGTGATGGTGTGCACGGTCACCTTCCCGGTGGTCGCGCGGGCGCTGGCCGAGGGGGACACCGAGCGGGCCCGCACCCGGGTGGAGCGGGACCTGTCGCTGGCCGCGTGCATCGTGCTGCTCGGCACCGCCGCCGTCGTGGCCTGCGCCCCGCAGATCATCGAGGTCCTCTTCCAGCGGGGCGCGTTCACCGCGCGGGACACGGCGGCCACGGCCGGGGTGATGCGGGTGTACGCGCTGGGGCTGCTCGGCCAGACCCTGACGGGCGTCCTCGTCCGCTCCTACTTCTCGGGGGGCCGCGGCCGCTGGTACCCGGTGGGCGCGATGGCCACCGGGATCCTGGTGACGTCCGGCGTCGGCGCGCTGAGCGTCGGAACCTGGGGGGTGTACGGGATCGCCGTCGCCAACGCGACCGGCATCACCGTCACCGCGACGGTCCTGCTGGCCGGTACGGGCCCCCGCAGCGTCCCGCTGCGCACCCGGGCCGTGCTGCTCGAACTCGGCCGCCCGGTGCTGGCCGCCCTGTTCGCGACCGTCGCGGGGATCCTCGTCACCGCCCGCTGCACGGGCACCCTCACCGGGCTCGTCACCGGCGGGCTCACCGTGACCACCGTCTTCGTCCTGCTGGGCCGGGCCCTGGGTGTCCAGGGCGTCGCCCGCGCCCTCCGTTCCGTCCGTTCCGCGACCCGAAGGCTCTCCCATGGCCGCTCCTGA
- a CDS encoding glycoside hydrolase family 26 protein, with product MAPQQRRARSRRSAVAVATAAVAVSMALASGPGRAVADPVPVPSTLPTRSAEATLPQEPAVPSPPPREAGAQPTLPAPTTTTPTPAVPTPSAQTPSVQPPVPAPTPAPVTAESTPATSPVPEATPTPSAAPTPAFGAYLDFGARGVARIAQLSDWLGGADLRVGHTYLPGDRWQNIEGPPGFLDVWANWRREKDDRMLVLNVPMLERNEEGVVDPEVRELLQRGAAGEFDHHFRALAERLVGLGVPDTVIVLGWEMNGTTYTHRCGPDPAAWKTYWNRIVTAMRAVPGQRFRFDFTPTRGKDAVPWTECYPGDDTVDIIGMDAYDQPAGLSFDEQVSEPLGLQEHVDFARAHGKPVSYPEWGLFRNGDNAQYMRGMLDWMDRHGALYNTLTDYCPHGVWQCRWNPRASAVYRSLLSGRTGDRAPALTGTPAPPRAPMFSRRPPGCSPLDLGEWLESGLGARLCLRLDRWSRER from the coding sequence ATGGCCCCACAGCAGCGACGTGCCCGGTCCCGGCGGTCGGCCGTCGCCGTCGCCACGGCGGCGGTCGCGGTGTCGATGGCCCTGGCGTCCGGCCCCGGACGCGCTGTGGCCGACCCCGTCCCGGTGCCCAGCACACTGCCGACACGGAGCGCCGAGGCGACGCTGCCGCAGGAACCCGCCGTGCCGTCGCCGCCCCCGCGGGAGGCCGGAGCGCAGCCGACGCTCCCCGCCCCCACGACGACCACCCCGACCCCGGCCGTCCCGACCCCGTCCGCCCAGACCCCGTCCGTCCAGCCGCCGGTCCCCGCCCCGACGCCGGCCCCGGTGACCGCCGAGAGCACGCCCGCCACGTCCCCGGTCCCGGAAGCCACCCCCACCCCGTCCGCCGCGCCCACCCCCGCCTTCGGCGCCTACCTCGACTTCGGCGCGCGGGGTGTCGCGCGGATCGCCCAGCTCAGCGACTGGCTGGGCGGAGCCGACCTGCGGGTCGGGCACACCTATCTGCCGGGTGACCGGTGGCAGAACATCGAGGGCCCGCCCGGCTTCCTCGACGTGTGGGCGAACTGGCGCCGCGAGAAGGACGACCGGATGCTCGTCCTCAACGTGCCCATGCTGGAGCGCAACGAGGAGGGCGTCGTCGACCCCGAGGTGCGCGAGCTGCTCCAGCGGGGCGCCGCAGGGGAGTTCGACCATCACTTCCGCGCCCTCGCCGAGCGGCTGGTCGGGCTCGGGGTGCCGGACACGGTGATCGTGCTCGGCTGGGAGATGAACGGCACCACGTACACCCACCGTTGCGGACCGGACCCCGCGGCCTGGAAGACGTACTGGAACCGGATCGTCACCGCCATGCGCGCGGTGCCGGGCCAGCGGTTCCGGTTCGACTTCACGCCCACCCGGGGCAAGGACGCCGTTCCGTGGACGGAGTGCTACCCCGGGGACGACACGGTCGACATCATCGGCATGGACGCCTACGACCAGCCGGCCGGTCTCTCCTTCGACGAGCAGGTGTCCGAGCCGCTCGGCCTCCAGGAGCACGTCGACTTCGCCCGGGCCCACGGCAAGCCCGTCTCGTACCCCGAGTGGGGACTGTTCCGCAACGGCGACAACGCCCAGTACATGCGCGGCATGCTCGACTGGATGGACCGGCACGGAGCCCTCTACAACACGCTGACCGACTACTGCCCGCACGGGGTGTGGCAGTGCCGCTGGAACCCGAGGGCGTCCGCGGTCTACCGCTCGCTCCTGTCCGGCCGTACGGGCGACCGCGCCCCGGCGCTCACCGGCACCCCCGCCCCACCCAGGGCGCCCATGTTCTCGCGGCGCCCGCCGGGCTGCTCGCCGCTCGACCTCGGGGAGTGGCTCGAGAGCGGACTCGGCGCCCGGCTCTGCCTGCGGCTCGACCGGTGGTCGCGCGAGCGGTGA
- a CDS encoding O-antigen ligase family protein: MTHALPLPVAARSLSPVLPVVAVIALLALPVPPGGEGGAGPADAMSALAVLFCLVRLLRRRRRPLSRTAAVVLGLPVAGLALAATGASSPGAGLTGLGRYLQVFVLVPAAVLLLVRDRRDLRVLAWSFVALAGWQGAVGVHQFATGTGASYQGEMIRAVGTFGPQDVMGMATVVSFGLVCAVGLALGRTSARQRTVAALAVCALAVPLALSFSRGAWIATAVTCAVQLVLAGPRRALKAVAVGAAAGVVLVGGFGVGSSMLQERVGSITQVTDAPDQSVTDRYTMWAAAVGMWRERPLTGVGLKGFPEHRDAHASLALSSASDTDGAGSGFVRQPLLSPHNMYLLILGEQGLIGLLALAGGWLALLVGALRGLVRVRRRGPGLDCALVACGLLVWQLVDFMYADIGGPSTVLTAVLLGLVAWWALVGAEVAGAGEERA, encoded by the coding sequence ATGACCCACGCCCTGCCCCTGCCGGTCGCCGCCCGGTCCCTGTCGCCGGTGCTGCCGGTCGTCGCGGTGATCGCCCTGCTGGCCCTGCCCGTCCCGCCCGGCGGGGAGGGCGGCGCCGGGCCGGCCGACGCGATGTCCGCGCTCGCCGTGCTGTTCTGCCTGGTCCGGCTGCTACGGCGACGGCGGCGCCCCCTGTCCCGTACGGCCGCCGTGGTGCTGGGGCTGCCGGTGGCGGGGCTGGCGCTCGCCGCGACGGGCGCGTCCTCGCCGGGTGCGGGGCTGACCGGTCTCGGCCGGTATCTCCAGGTGTTCGTGCTGGTCCCGGCGGCGGTCCTGCTGCTGGTCCGGGACCGGCGCGATCTGCGGGTGCTGGCCTGGTCGTTCGTCGCCCTGGCGGGCTGGCAGGGCGCGGTCGGCGTCCATCAGTTCGCCACCGGGACCGGTGCGTCGTACCAGGGCGAGATGATCCGCGCGGTCGGCACCTTCGGGCCGCAGGACGTGATGGGCATGGCGACGGTGGTGTCGTTCGGGCTGGTCTGCGCGGTGGGGCTGGCGCTGGGCCGGACCTCCGCACGGCAGCGGACGGTCGCCGCCCTCGCCGTGTGCGCGCTCGCCGTCCCGCTCGCGCTGTCCTTCAGCCGGGGTGCCTGGATCGCGACGGCGGTGACCTGTGCGGTGCAGCTCGTGCTGGCGGGGCCGCGGCGCGCGCTGAAGGCGGTCGCGGTGGGTGCCGCGGCCGGGGTGGTGCTGGTCGGCGGGTTCGGGGTGGGCTCGTCGATGCTCCAGGAGCGGGTCGGCAGCATCACGCAGGTCACGGACGCGCCGGACCAGTCGGTCACCGACCGGTACACGATGTGGGCGGCCGCGGTCGGCATGTGGCGCGAGCGTCCGCTGACCGGCGTCGGCCTCAAGGGCTTCCCGGAGCACCGCGACGCCCATGCCTCCCTCGCGCTGTCCTCCGCCAGCGACACCGACGGCGCGGGCTCCGGCTTCGTGCGGCAGCCGCTGCTGTCCCCGCACAACATGTATCTGCTGATCCTCGGCGAGCAGGGGCTGATCGGGCTGCTGGCCCTCGCGGGCGGCTGGCTGGCCCTGCTGGTCGGCGCCCTGCGGGGCCTGGTGCGGGTCCGCCGCCGCGGCCCCGGCCTGGACTGCGCGCTCGTCGCCTGCGGCCTGCTGGTCTGGCAGCTCGTCGACTTCATGTACGCCGACATCGGCGGCCCCTCGACCGTCCTGACCGCCGTGCTCCTCGGGCTGGTGGCGTGGTGGGCGCTGGTGGGCGCGGAGGTCGCGGGGGCCGGGGAGGAGCGGGCGTGA